Part of the Arvicanthis niloticus isolate mArvNil1 chromosome 2, mArvNil1.pat.X, whole genome shotgun sequence genome, accccagcactagggagacagaggcagagggtgaGACtttaaggtcattcttggctatactggggagggggaagaggtcagcctgggctagaaatcctgtctccaaaaaagggGGGCGGAAATGTATCTGCTTCAATAAACCAGTAGCTGTTCATAGTTTTAAATGGGGAGGAGCATTGGAAAAGTAAGTAAGGCTTAGTGCCTTTTACAAAGTCACTCAGCAACTACACTACTGGGTAGAAAAACCAAGCCAGGCCATTACAACCATCCTACTGTGTGCCCTCCTAATGAAGCAGCAGGAAATATTCCCAGGCACCCACAGAGGAGGTAGATTCCCCTGAGATGGTGACACAGAGTGGTGACCCTCCTGGGTCTAACTAACCAAGTCTCCAGGAGACTGAGTGGCAGATGGCTGTGGTGGCTATGTGCCCTTCCCTTGGGCCTGGCTCCCTCTCTGGGTTCCCTCCCCTGCAGAATGGCACATGGCTCTGGCCTTCAGCTCCACTAAAGGTGAAAGCCTCCTCGGCCATCTGCCAGGATGACCTGAGGCAGCTCCCAGCAGGGCTACTATGTCTCTAAAGATAGTCCCTCTCCAGGCAGAAACTCATACCTGACTCCCTCAAGGGAGCCTCAGGGCACAGCCCAGAGTGTGGCTTCTTGGGAAAGGTGCCCTGACAGGGTAGAAGGCCGAGGGCAAGGGCAAGGGCAAAGGCCTTGTTTGGTCTTCTTTCCAGCCAAGTTGACCACAAGCCCCTTCTCCCAGTCTGGCAGAGACCACTGGGATACACAGGAAGAAGGGACCTGGATGCGTTCTGTGCCCAGCTCCACCTCAAAGTTTAGGAGCTTCCCCAAGGCACACCCCCCCAACTGCCACTGCCATGGGTTCACATATGCACATCCACACATGCCCTGCCCATGAACACACACTCTAccaagcagaacacacacactttctttaagCTCCCACAAGCacactgtacacatgcacacacagctgcCCACTCATTCCTGCCCCCTCACCAACCTAGAGCAAATAGAtgctgccccaggctgctcaCTCTGCAGTGCTTCCTCCTGGTGACACCAGAAATCCCTCCTACTACCTCAGAAGGAGATGatgggagggatgaagggagggaaggaagaagctgGAAAAGTGGGCCAGGAAAGGATCAGTGACAGCGGAAGCCGCATAGTGGAGCCAGAAAGATGAGCTGGGTCCCTGTGTGTAAACTACTGGTTCTGTCTATATCATGGCCACCCCTTATAGAACTAGCTTTGGGCTAATGGAGCACGTGAAGCCAGGAGTTAGTGTTGGAAGTTCAAGGGTGAATTACCTCTCCCTTTGCACAGCCACGAAACCGAAGGAagggcagtggtgtgtgtgtgtgtgtgtgtgtgtgtgtccatgttagGACCATGGATTAATTCCCTGTGCTGGGACTCTGTCCACACCACTCCATCTCAACCTCGAAGCAACCTCACGGAGATAAACTAAACCCCCTCCAGAGGTCAAAGCGGCCGGGTGGCTTTTCAGATCATGGCAAACATCCAGCAGAGCCCGTCTCCCACTCTGGGTCTTTCTGTCTATCAAACCTAGtgtcttagttttctattgctgtgataagaacAAAACTGATGAAAAGCAACCCggtgaagaaagggtttatttcaactcTCAggtgtcgcggcccaagcaaaatgttgaggcccgggccgacccacgtttgggcggccactgtatcccggcccaagctgccgctccggtcctcgggtcagggttcagcaagagcgagggtgaggacggactcgaagaatgcagaccagacagagtgtaattcaatcctgtttattcttcagtctaagtcctaagtcttgagttcctagtgcctagtccctagctcctagtccctccaagttccaagttacttcttccaagttctcttccaagtgcctgctacctgtcttctctctgctgtgtctggttctctcctctgtgtctccctaatgtctgattctctaccgtctgcctctgccttttatatgtctcacttctaagccacgcctctaagttacacctttaatcatgcccttaggtcttgtctctaaatctgatctctacacttctaagtcacactcttaaatcacacacctttaatctcacacacctttaatctcacactcctttaatctcacacacctttaatctcacacacctttaatctcacacacccaaggtatctaaaccaagattatcagagtgtgctcagctgttgtaggctgttgtaatccaagtctcatgtcagggtatatggctcaagatagctgcaaagttgatagccgctttctgctaaaagtcggcccccaacactcagGTAATAAACAgcctatcactgagggaagttaggGCAGGGCAGGAAGAAAAGCAAGGCAAGAATCTGAAggtaagaactgaagcagaggccatggaggaaggtagcttactggcttgctcagcctgctttcttacactcCCAGGACCACCCACCCAGGGGTATCACTGTCCCCAATGATCTGGATCCTCCCACAttgatcattaatcaagaaaatgtgctacaggcttgccttatggaggcattttctcacgtTGAGAgaccttcttcccaaatgactctagtttgtctAGTTGACAACCGCTAGCCAGAATATCGGGTCTAATCCAAGTAGCTAATACCCATTACCCTACTGTGTGCTTGAATATCATGCAGGGTTGAGTTTTTACTCCTCCCACAGCCCTCTGAGGGAACACAGTAGGACACCCTACAACAGGAGGctcccagaaaaaaagaagactttTAAAGTCTTCTGAGTTGGAACAGACGCAGCAAGCCTATGATCCTGACACCAGGCTCCTTCTTCTGATACTGAACCTGGAATCTCGGACAGGGTTGGGATGTTCGATCTGTGTTTGCCATCTATGGTGTGGGCACCCACATAAATGCTTAGGAACTGGCCTCTACCTCTTTCGGGGGTAGGGTGGTCTCTTGGCCCTGGATTGGAGCCAAAAGATAGGAGGGTGGTGTAGGCGTGGATTACCACTACCCCTCTCCAGGATCTAGGACGAGACCATCCTCCTCCTGAGTCTCACCCCATATGTGAGGGCACCTGGGCTGTAAGAGCGTTAGGCATCTTCCAGCTCCCAAACACAGGCTGGGTCAAGAGAGTGTACCCCCTCGTTGGGCCCCTGGAGACATAAGGGAAGACTTGAGAGAGACTTGCCCTGCTGTGTGAGGTGGGACTGATGCCTACCCACTCTTAGCTTtagctcctccccctcctcccccctccccccatctgtCTACCTCTGGTTGCTGTTACCAGAATCCATCCTGGCAATTAAGACGGGAAGGTGTTTGGATCAACGCAGGACTACGTGGATATGGGCATATTATCTTCTCCCTCACTCTGTCCCCCAAACCATTTGAGGCATTTAGCTCTTGGTTGTGATGGTACTTgggatttctgtgaatttcctGGCCAGATCCAGCCCTGGAGTCCGGGCTGGCTGGCTGCATCATGGTAACAGTAAGCATGAACTGAGCCCATCAGTGTGCTAGACACCGACTTAGAGCTATTGATACTTTCATTTGGCCCTAAGGGTTTAGGCAATTTGTCCACATCTGCACAGATGGAACATCCCAGCCCAACATGTTAGCCCCTGAGCACTGCCCTGTGTCCTAGCCTCTAGCTACATTCGAGTCCACAAGCACATGCCCCTGAGCCAGAGCCCCCCACTCAAGTGCCCAAGAGTGGGCTGCAAGCAAGTGTCCCCTCTTGtgtgtgacctctgacctcccttCCTGCATGCCTCCCCCACCCGGGCAGAGTGTCCCCTGTGTCCACCCGCCTTCCCCCCCGCTCTGACCCTGGCACCTGCAGGTGCGGCTGGTGATCGCTGAGAAGGGCCTGGCCTGTGAAGAGAGAGATGTGAGCCTGCCTCAGAGTGAGCATAAGGAACCGTGGTTCATGCGGCTCAACCTGGGTGAGGAGGTGCCAGTCATTATCCACAGAGATAACATCATCAGTGACTATGACCAGATCATCGACTACGTGGAACGCACCTTCACAGGAGGTACGCTGTGCTCCCAAGGGTGGGCAGGGACCCCATGGACTCAGACAGCTTTGAGTCTAAGCAAGCCACTGACCCATGGGCAGGACTCAGTGTTCCCCCCAAAGAAACCAGAGGCTACCCTTAGGGCTCAGATGCCTCCAGAGCCACGCACCTCTCCCTGGCACCCCAGGGAAGGCCTGGCCCAAATAACCCAGGTCAATTGGGGTTcagctctcttctttctccaggaCCTCTTTCAGGTTCATCCCTGGCCCTCAGGTTTCCCTTAGGCTCCCATAGGTTAAGATCAAATTTTCTCAGGGCCCAAAACCCTCTAACCCTCTAAGCATAGTTCCAGACTCCCAGGAACCCCGCTGGCATGCTCTCAGGCACGGTGAAACCCTGAAGATACACACAGGACACCCTGGaacttctctgtcccctccctgacACCCTTTGGCAGGCTCAGGTGCTTGCTGCCTGTAGCAGAAGTTCAGGCAGCCGAGACAGTGGGCCCAAGGCCCGGGCTCGCACTATTTTTAAGAACAAGATTTTGCAAGTAGGACATGGTAGCCCATGCTTGTAATTTAAGCACTTAGGAgttagaggccagaggatcaggagttcaaggctggaCAGTTACACAGCCGAGTTGGAGGCCACACTGAACTACATATGTGAGACCCTAATCTCATCTCAAGACAatttggcctagaactcactatgcagaccaggctggcctggaactcacagagatcccctgcctctgcctctcaggtgctaggattaaaggcatgtgccacctcgcTCAAactcaaaacaacttttttttttttttaaagaatataaattttctggacatggtggcatatgcttatGCCCTATAGTTCCAGTtctgtggaggctgaggcaggagaatctccaaTTTGAGAACAGGCTGTGCTACATACTGAgtgagatactatctcaaaacTAAGAAGCATCAATATGAATAATTATTTGCCAAGTCAAAGAGGCTCAAGTTCTAAGCATCCAGCTCTTCAGCCCAAGGGAAGCAGGCGACATTGGGCATATACCTCCACCTGGCTACTGTCTGGTACTGAGAGGGCTGGCCCCATGAGGTCAGTTTAGTGAAGCCCAAAGTAGCCACCGAGTCACCAGGATTCCTAATAGTCAGTGGTTGAATCCTAAAAGGATTGGTCTGGGACTTCTGAGTATGACTTTGGAGGCTCCGGGTTTCTAGGGGTGAGTATCTAGGTGGGATCAGGCATGGACTCTGCTCCAGCCCTTGCTGGTATCCACAGAGCATGTGGTGGCCTTGATGCCAGAGGCGGGCAGCCCACAACACGCCCGAGTGCTGCAGTACCGGGAGCTGCTGGATGCGCTGCCCATGGACGCCTACACACACGGATGCATCCTGCACCCTGAGCTCACCACAGATTCCATGATCCCCAAGTATGCCACGGCTGAGATCCGCAGTGAGTGCTGCTCTACGGAGCCCCCCTCTTTCCTTGCGGGAGGTCTCTTCATCTCATGCTTCCACTCCTGAGCCTCTCTAttcatcctcctctccttcctctctccattttGTCTTTCCTCCCCATGCACCCCCAAACCCCAGCTCCTGCCACCCCATTCAGATAACTGCACAGAGGTCTATCCACCAGTAGCTCTTCTCTCCAGGCTGTGAGACCCCCTGGGGAAGCCCAGCTGCAGATACCTGAGGTCAAAGACTGGGAAAGGGTCTGGCATAGATAGCCAAGAACACTGAGTGACATCAGTTTCTACAGAAGGCTGCCCAGACATGGCAAGATACCCAATGGATCTCTGTTTTCTAATCCAAAGTCACCATATATTCTCCTCACTACCAGGCTGCTTATAGTCAGTGGATGAGAATTAGACCCAGTCAGATGGCCCAACGATAGTTTATTCGTGGGGAGTTGGGTCTAGATTCTGTTATGGTATTTGGTGGTCCTAGAGGCAGAAGAGCCATGACCATATCTGATAGGTCCTAGATACTTAGTAAGTGGCCAcctcctctccttcccatccTCCTCTGCCCCAGTGTTGTGTAAAGATGGGGAGGGGTCGGCTTGTGGAACTGGGCCCTAACTGGAAGAATCCTGTGAAGAAGATCCAGGAGCTACCTATGCTGGTGCTCCCATTCAGTCAGCCATAACCTGGATGAAGATGCTAACAGGCAAAGATAACACAGCCTCTGCCGCCCCAGAGTCACTACTCCTGGGAGTAAAGTCAAGGTCAGGCAATGACAGCGAAAGATAAGGGAACTTGGGcagccaggggtgggggtggaggtctCTGTACCAAACACCAAAAGGGCTCATGCTTTGAGGATTTGCCCAGAGTCACTCTCGTGCACTTGAACTTGTCCAcgaataaacacatacacaaatattggccaggcatggtagcacacgcctttaatcctaaaaCTCAGGTGTCATCAGGTGTCAGAGAAAGGctgatctgtgagttccaggcctgtctgttacacagagaaaccctgttggggtggggggagggggatattCACTAGAACATAGTGAGAAATATCACTGGAACAACCTTGGTGTCTACAAGTTAGAGACTGAGTAAATTCACTTATGGCGCTgttatactgaaaaataatagGCACGTGGAATGTTCTCAAGATACATTAATGGCTGTAAAAAGAGGAGAGACCCAAGCATGTAGTGTGCCATTTGCTCTAGGAAGTCCTGAAGAATTCCCTGGGCTCTCTGTGCAAGGGATGTTTCTGGAAAGGTGTACAAGAAACTGCAGTAGTATTGGTCTCCAGGGAATAGAGCTGAGAGTCTGAAGATGGGGCGGTaattgtggtttggtttggttttgttttcggGTTTTCGagagcctcatgtagcccagtctggtcttgaactcacgacgtagccgaggatgaccttgaactcctgatccttctgcctccaagtgctataATTACAGACATGTTTGTCACCCCACCTGattacaaagatttatttttatcccaCGTCTTTTGCTTTTGCTTGCCTTTTAAATTATGAATGTTCTAATGCCTGTATAACCTGTACATAAATCAGGACAGGTGCAGGGCAGGTGCAGAACAGGTGCAGAACAGGTGCAGGGCAGGTACAGGGCAGGTACAGGACAGGTGCAAGACAGGTGCAGGACAGGTGCAAGACAGGTGCAGGGCAGGTGCAAGACAGGTGCAGGGTATGGAGCGCTGAAGGAAGTCTACTGAATGCAGAGTGGAACATGGGTCAGTGGCAGTGTCTCATGTGGATGTGAGGGGCAGGCTTGGAGGAAGGGGAGCtttacagagaaacaaaagggGCCTTGACACGGGCAGCTCTGTATTTCATAAAGAGAAGTTCCCTGAGAGAGGAAATGTGACACCTTGGCTGTCACTTAAGTGGGCGGTGCTGTGACACGGCAAGGCTGTGGGCACCTGAGCCATCCCATGGGATCTGGAAGGCAGCAGGGTTCAGAGTGGGCCCAATTTTCACCCCTTTGAGGAAGCAGAGATAATTTCAGGATCCCACAAGGATGGGGGAAAAGGAGACCTCACACGGGATACAGAAGACCAAGCCAGCTTGCAGTGACTATGCAAGTGGCCTAAGGTCTTCCTCATAGCCTACAGACAGGCACAAGGACGGCcatggagggagagagattggCTTGACATTCACATTCATAAAACATCAGTGAGAGTTAATACagcctggggctggaggagcCAGCTGAGAGTGTTTACTGGGGCTGCACCAGGCCTTAGTGGGAGGGAGGTGAGGAGACCTCAGTGGAAAGATACCAGATGGCTGCAGCCTCTCACAGTCTTGCCCATCCTCTTCCTTTAATACTCAGAGTCCTGCTCTGGCCTAGGCCTGTGCTGGGCTTTTAGGGGACAGAGGTGAGTCTCATACAGCTGCAGTTCAGCAGGAGTTCAGAGGTCGTGAGAAGAGATGAGTACACAACATCCAGATCATGACATCTGGCAAACAGTACAGGCTGTACACTGCACCGTGCAAGGAACACCTTTGACAGAGGCCACAGATGAGCCACGTTGCTGCTGCAGCCCCGGGTGGTAGCTTTGCATCTCCGAGTGGAGGTCTGCAGAGCGTATACTGGGAACAAAGGCTCTGAGGTAGGACCTGGGAGATAAGGGGAAGCTTTGTAAAGGGGAGATGGCCAGCTAGATCCAGAAGGAGGATTTCAAGAATAGTgggcgggctggagagatggctcagtggttaagagcactgactgctcttccagaggtcctgagttcaattcccagcaaccacatggtggctcacaaccacctgtaatggaatctgatgccctcttctggtgtgtctgaagaccaacaacagtgtattcataggaataaaataaataaatcttaaaaaaaaaaaaaaaaagaataatgaacatggggctggacagatggttcagcaggtaagagcacttttTGATTTTGCAGAGGAGGTAGGTTCTGTCCTAGCTCCCTCAGGGCAGCTAAAACTGTTGACTCCAGTTCTGgaggctctgacaccctcttctggattcttagAATATTACACgtgtgtacagacatacatgcaggcaaaacacccaaatgtataaaaaaataaataaataaatcttctttgtttgtttttatttttattttttccagacagggtttctctgtgtatccttggctttcctggattttgctctgtagaccaggctggccttgaactcacagagatccgcctgtctctgcttcccaagtgctaggattaaaggtgtgtgccaccactgctcggcaaaaataaataaatcataaaggaaaaaagGAATAGAGGACATGGTTATTCCAGGAAAGGAGATGTGGGCCAGGAGGCTTGGAGTGGTCTGGTGCATGGGAATTTATTTGAGTGTCTGAGATGTACCCAGTGGGGACAGGGTTTGGGGCAGCTCAATGGGAGACAGGGCAGCTGAGCAATGGACCCCATGGTTCCTGAAGGCAAGCCGAGAGCTGTGCATAGAAGATCTTTGGAAGAGGTAGATTCGAGTAGAGTGATGtaacacttaggagacagaggcaggaggatcaccacaagtttgaggccagcctggcctatacagcaagttctaggccagccagggctacatagcaaacccTGTGAAACTCATCCGAGTAAAGATCACAGGTAGGCACTGAGCAGTGGTCTCGGTGGGGAGTGTCGTGTGGGGAGTGCTGGAAGAAGAGCCTACAGGGCCTGGTTTAAGGTGAGGGGCTCTGAGGATACCCCAGGCTGGGCTGGCTTCATCTGGCGGAGGAGATTCTGGAAAGGTGAAGAGCACTGGGTTTCAGGTTCTATACATCTCTTGCATCATCTccccctcttcatcttcctcctacctttcttcctcctcttcatcctcctcctcttccttctccccatcaAGGCTATAGTCTCCCCTTCAGCAAGGTTTACTAACCCCTTGTGCCCCAGGTCCTATGGGACAGAGAGGCCCTAGAGAGCAGGGACACAGGACCTTTCCTATTCTTTCCCAGGACACTTAGCCAACGCCACcacagacctcatgaaactggaccACGAAGAGGAACCACAGCTCTCTGAACCCTACCTTTCTAAACAGAAGAAACTTATGGTGAGTGCCCCGCCCTTGTCCCCTCCTCCCACTGACAGGGACAACTAGGCATTGATGATTCAAAATGGAGGATCGGCAGATGCTTTGACCTGGAAAAAGCACTGGTTGGCTCCTCCAATCATGTCTCCTCTACCATATCCTGGCTGTTTGACCATGAAGAGCCACTGCTACGCCAACCTCTGGCTTCTTGTGTTGTCCCTGGAAACACAGCCCTGAACACAGGGTCTTGCATCAGACAGTATGGAGAGATTGTTCCAAGGATATGGGAGAGCTAGGGAAGAGGAAGTGGCTGAGCCTCCTCTGACCCTACAGAAGGCTCTGGAATATAAAAGGCACTGTATGGCTGACCATGCTTTAACGCCCTGTATCAGCCAGCTATTGGCTACAGACTGCCTGTTGGGGTGGGGATCATCTTCCATGTGCTTCTAAGCAAGTCACCTCCTCATTGGCAGAGGGCCATTCTCTGGGAGAACATCGATGCACTTAGCACACTGCAGTGGTACCGTTGCTCCAGTTCCATGCCAGGGAATGTGGGCAAGGTGGCCAAGCTCACTGGACTGGCTCAGCCCTGGATAAGGGTACATTCAATGGTGAACCATGCCCTATACAGGAGGGAGCATTTGAAGACAGGGttatatgggggtggggaggcagggttTTAGACAGAGCTCCTCCATCTCTGGCTATCATGACTCCCATGAGACCAGCTCATGCTGGAGCACCTCTCCTGCCTGTCCTGCCATAGGCCAAGATCTTGGAGCACGATGACGTGAGCTACCTGAAGAAGATCCTCGGGGAGCTGGCTATGGTGCTGGACCAGATTGAAGCGGAGCTGGAGAAGAGGAAACTGGAGAATGAGGGTGGGTACCGCACCAGCGGTGAAGGGGTCAGCCCACTTTCTTGCCCCACCACTCTGCCAATCCCCAGCCTTTTTCTCCCAGATACCAGATACCATAGCCCTGCCAGCTGGCTAGGATCAGGAGCTGGGGAATCCAGAAGACCCTAGGTTCTTGGGCTGCAGTGACCTTGACAAGTCCCCACCCTGTACTGGGACCTTGGTCTCCCATCCTCAGAGTGGGAAGAAAGACAGAATCGTCGAGACATTTGGAGCACCCAGGGTGGCTGCAGGTGGCATGTGTTTACTCCCATGGGTGAAGAGGACAGCGTGGTGATGACTGTTTGAACTCACGGTCTCACCTGACCTTGTGAGGGGATGTCTTCGGACTCTTACTGCTGCAGGGCAGGTCTCAGACCCTGACACGCCAGCTTCTCTCTTGCCCCACACCTTTGCAGCAACTCTAGCCTGGTGTCCCCTCTGTGCCACTCTGCCCCATGAGCTGGTAGCCCACGTTGTTCTGAGCTCACCTTGTAGTGAAGAATGGCagtaaacttctgatcttcccgTTCCCATctctcaaaggctgggattacaaggcATGCTCTAGCATGTCCAGTTTATCCAGGGCAAGTGTTCAAACCCAGGCCCTAGTACAAGCTACCAACTAGGGGCTATGCCTCAGCCCCTTCAGTTTGAGATTAATAGTCTATGAAGCCCCTTGAAAGGACATCAGACACCTACAGAGGAGGTAGATTGAGCCAGTCACTCTTGTAGGAGAATACTGCTCCAGGCACAGGAGACTGCCAATGTATGGTGCTGAGGTGAGGTCAGGCTTGGTATGAGGCTCTGCAAGGAGATCCATGTTGGAGATAAGCCTTAAGAGGGAAACAGAATCTGCGGCCTGGAAGGAAGTGGGGGCAGAGCACACAGGTAAGACCATAGTGTTTTGCTGTCAGTGAAGCATGGGTTTGACAGGTCCCACTTAGATCTTAAGAGGATCCGTGTGCTGTTGTGGCCCGAGTTCTGTGTgctgtctgtgctctgtgtgtgctgtgctaaGAGTAGACTTAAGCAGgtagaagtggaggcagggggaccACTTAAGAAACACTGTGATCACATGGGTAGGAGAGAGTGGTGGTTCAGGCTGGAATGGTGCAAGAAGAGACACTAGAGTCTGAATGTATCCTGAAGAGAAAGCTAATCAGACATACTGGCAGACTGACTATGCGCGAGATGGGAGAAATTGTTCATGGTGGCACCTGGACTCTGGTACTGACTAGAAGGGTGGAGAGACACTACTGCAGTGGGGTGTGGTGAACTTGGGAGCAACAATCCAGAATTCCCTGTTGGACATGTTTAATTTGGCATGCCGAGTGACGCTAGGTGGAGCTATCAGCCAGACAGTATGTAAGCCTACAGTTTTGGGTGAtacagcctgtaattccagcactctggaagttgaggcagggggatcacaagtttgagatcAGTTTTGACTTCAGAGTCTGTTTCCAAAATTGAGAGATGGGGGttgaggggaaaggtgggacagggggagggaggagggtgaggaATGTGGTTTGGCTGGTAGAGTGGTTACCTAGCTTGTACCAACTCCTAGGTTTgactccccagcactgcataaacttgGTGTGGTGGTATAGGCCTACAATCCTAACACTCAGGTgtgggcaggaggaggagaaattcAAAGTTATCTTCACTACATAGTATACTAGAGGCTACTCTGAGCTACacgaaaccttgtctcaaaaaaaaaaacaacaaaaaacaaaaaacaaacaacaacaacaacaaaacagaaccaaagccaagaaaaatatGAGGTAGATCTTTGCAATTTACAAGTCAGTCAACTTGAAGGAGGAATGGAGATTGGAGATAGCAGGTGTGAGGATATGGCAGACACTGCTAAAGAGGTTCGGGAGGGAATGGCCTCAGGAGACATTGGCAGGCAGACCAGAGCC contains:
- the Gdap1l1 gene encoding ganglioside-induced differentiation-associated protein 1-like 1, coding for MATPNNLTPTNCSWWPISALESDAAKPVEAPDAPEASIPAHWPKESLVLYHWTQSFSSQKVRLVIAEKGLACEERDVSLPQSEHKEPWFMRLNLGEEVPVIIHRDNIISDYDQIIDYVERTFTGEHVVALMPEAGSPQHARVLQYRELLDALPMDAYTHGCILHPELTTDSMIPKYATAEIRRHLANATTDLMKLDHEEEPQLSEPYLSKQKKLMAKILEHDDVSYLKKILGELAMVLDQIEAELEKRKLENEGQTCELWLCGCAFTLADVLLGATLHRLKFLGLSKKYWEDGSRPNLQSFFERVQRRFAFRKVLGDIHTTLLSAVIPNAFRLVKRKPPSFFGASFLMGSLGGMGYFAYWYLKKKYI